The Toxorhynchites rutilus septentrionalis strain SRP chromosome 3, ASM2978413v1, whole genome shotgun sequence genome includes a region encoding these proteins:
- the LOC129779410 gene encoding uncharacterized protein LOC129779410 isoform X2 translates to MNDRKKSQMSAKHPLIHTRTPPVALGRRIGLYRFCGDIGRGNFSRVKLAVHQLTKDKVAIKVVDTSRLDAKALRMLSREVTILESVFHPFILRLFEVIETLGKIHLISEWVPGGELYNRIAEVGPLEEPHSAFIFYQLLMAVKHLHNLGYVHRDIKAENVLLVSEDRIKLADFGFSTQLINGPWQHLDTFCGSPPYAAPELFSDDHYIGGPVDIWALGVLLYFMLHSKMPFKATTVPLLRAAVLKGEFEISSSVSLPCCRVIQRILVQTPSRRPTIEQLLKSQWFEYAQASKHIVNKLGHSRDNTHSEVPITRKTHFWLFSTRGQQRQHPSTQSSSCKNTDAANQYETTVPIMRTIKCSTKRAGSVLEESFLHPLEPGGVDLNHINQLDNNVSNNNTFNYNELSSAKGRKFSFSRAVKKRISPLEITMMHNSKPSNSETSTVDFRDRLVQLIDTEHGKHVMYPTTIQSVRMHPIEKESRRLMENLGISSDILEKSVISGPRSDIIGIYRILVHRLQKEQTITSLTGEPVTVGSLPRSLSTTLTEVKPNKKNSNGNKSSESNAISCAIL, encoded by the exons atgaacgatcggaaaaagtcacaaatgagcgCAAAACACCCATTAATTCACACAAGAACTCCACCG GTCGCTCTGGGACGTAGAATTGGATTGTATAGATTTTGTGGTGATATTGGTCGCGGAAATTTCTCACGTGTTAAACTAGCTGTTCACCAACTAACCAAAG ACAAAGTTGCTATTAAAGTAGTTGATACTAGTCGTCTAGATGCCAAAGCACTTCGAATGCTTTCCCGGGAGGTTACTATACTAGAATCTGTATTTCACCCATTCATTCTAAG atTGTTTGAAGTTATAGAAACCTTGGGTAAAATTCACCTTATAAGTGAATGGGTTCCGGGTGGCGAACTTTATAATAGAATTGCCGAAGTTGGTCCGCTGGAAGAGCCACATTCTGCgtttattttctatcaattgttgATGGCTGTGAAACatttg CACAATTTAGGATACGTTCATCGGGATATAAAGGCGGAGAATGTTTTGTTAGTAAGCGAGGATAGAATAAAATTGGCTGATTTTGGTTTTAGTACTCAGCTTATCAATGGACCTTGGCAACATTTAGATACCTTCTGTGGCTCTCCTCCTTATGCTGCCCCGGAATTATTCAGCGACGATCATTATATTGGCGGTCCA GTAGACATCTGGGCCTTGGGAGTATTACTGTATTTTATGCTGCATTCAAAAATGCCATTTAAAGCAACAACAGTTCCTTTATTGAGAGCAGCAGTATTGAAAGGCGAGTTTGAAATATCTTCCAGTGTTAGTTTACCATGCTGCAGAGTAATAC AACGCATACTTGTGCAGACACCTTCCCGCCGACCAACCATTGAACAACTACTGAAAAGTCAATGGTTCGAGTACGCACAAGCTTCGAAGCATATCGTTAATAAATTAGGTCATAGTCGGGATAATACTCATAGCGAAGTTCCTATAACACGTAAAACACATTTTTGGTTGTTTTCTACGAGAGGCCAACAACGACAACATCCTTCAACACAGTCTTCGAGCTGCAAAAATACAGATGCTGCCAATCAATATGAAACAACAGTACCTATAATGCGCACTATTAAATGTAGCACCAAACGCGCTGGTAGTGTTCTAGAAGAAAGCTTTTTACATCCATTGGAACCCGGAGGTGTCGACTTAAACCATATCAATCAGTTAGATAATAATGTGTCGAACAACAATACTTTTAACTACAACGAACTGTCATCAGCTAAAGGTCGCAAATTTTCTTTTAGTAGAGCAGTGAAAAAGCGTATAAGTCCTTTAGAAATCACAATGATGCACAACAGTAAACCAAGCAACTCAGAAACATCTACAGTTGATTTCAGAGATCGCCTTGTACAACTCATCGACACTGAACACGGGAAACATGTTATGTATCCTACTACAATACAATCTGTGAGAATGCATCCCATCGAAAAAGAATCACGACGATTAATGGAGAATTTAGGCATTTCATCGGACATACTTGAGAAGTCTGTTATCAGCGGTCCACGAAGCGATATTATCGGAATTTATAGAATATTAGTACATCGTTTACAGAAAGAACAAACAATAACTAGTCTTACAGGTGAACCTGTTACAGTGGGTTCTTTACCCCGAAGTCTGTCGACTACATTGACGGAAGTTAAACCAAACAAGAAAAATAGTAACGGGAATAAAAGTAGTGAATCAAATGCCATTTCTTGTGCCATTCTCTGA
- the LOC129779410 gene encoding uncharacterized protein LOC129779410 isoform X3, which produces MNHGIRYSNPRNWAAKDSCLSTIYHGPSKRSTLFTRDKVAIKVVDTSRLDAKALRMLSREVTILESVFHPFILRLFEVIETLGKIHLISEWVPGGELYNRIAEVGPLEEPHSAFIFYQLLMAVKHLHNLGYVHRDIKAENVLLVSEDRIKLADFGFSTQLINGPWQHLDTFCGSPPYAAPELFSDDHYIGGPVDIWALGVLLYFMLHSKMPFKATTVPLLRAAVLKGEFEISSSVSLPCCRVIQRILVQTPSRRPTIEQLLKSQWFEYAQASKHIVNKLGHSRDNTHSEVPITRKTHFWLFSTRGQQRQHPSTQSSSCKNTDAANQYETTVPIMRTIKCSTKRAGSVLEESFLHPLEPGGVDLNHINQLDNNVSNNNTFNYNELSSAKGRKFSFSRAVKKRISPLEITMMHNSKPSNSETSTVDFRDRLVQLIDTEHGKHVMYPTTIQSVRMHPIEKESRRLMENLGISSDILEKSVISGPRSDIIGIYRILVHRLQKEQTITSLTGEPVTVGSLPRSLSTTLTEVKPNKKNSNGNKSSESNAISCAIL; this is translated from the exons ACAAAGTTGCTATTAAAGTAGTTGATACTAGTCGTCTAGATGCCAAAGCACTTCGAATGCTTTCCCGGGAGGTTACTATACTAGAATCTGTATTTCACCCATTCATTCTAAG atTGTTTGAAGTTATAGAAACCTTGGGTAAAATTCACCTTATAAGTGAATGGGTTCCGGGTGGCGAACTTTATAATAGAATTGCCGAAGTTGGTCCGCTGGAAGAGCCACATTCTGCgtttattttctatcaattgttgATGGCTGTGAAACatttg CACAATTTAGGATACGTTCATCGGGATATAAAGGCGGAGAATGTTTTGTTAGTAAGCGAGGATAGAATAAAATTGGCTGATTTTGGTTTTAGTACTCAGCTTATCAATGGACCTTGGCAACATTTAGATACCTTCTGTGGCTCTCCTCCTTATGCTGCCCCGGAATTATTCAGCGACGATCATTATATTGGCGGTCCA GTAGACATCTGGGCCTTGGGAGTATTACTGTATTTTATGCTGCATTCAAAAATGCCATTTAAAGCAACAACAGTTCCTTTATTGAGAGCAGCAGTATTGAAAGGCGAGTTTGAAATATCTTCCAGTGTTAGTTTACCATGCTGCAGAGTAATAC AACGCATACTTGTGCAGACACCTTCCCGCCGACCAACCATTGAACAACTACTGAAAAGTCAATGGTTCGAGTACGCACAAGCTTCGAAGCATATCGTTAATAAATTAGGTCATAGTCGGGATAATACTCATAGCGAAGTTCCTATAACACGTAAAACACATTTTTGGTTGTTTTCTACGAGAGGCCAACAACGACAACATCCTTCAACACAGTCTTCGAGCTGCAAAAATACAGATGCTGCCAATCAATATGAAACAACAGTACCTATAATGCGCACTATTAAATGTAGCACCAAACGCGCTGGTAGTGTTCTAGAAGAAAGCTTTTTACATCCATTGGAACCCGGAGGTGTCGACTTAAACCATATCAATCAGTTAGATAATAATGTGTCGAACAACAATACTTTTAACTACAACGAACTGTCATCAGCTAAAGGTCGCAAATTTTCTTTTAGTAGAGCAGTGAAAAAGCGTATAAGTCCTTTAGAAATCACAATGATGCACAACAGTAAACCAAGCAACTCAGAAACATCTACAGTTGATTTCAGAGATCGCCTTGTACAACTCATCGACACTGAACACGGGAAACATGTTATGTATCCTACTACAATACAATCTGTGAGAATGCATCCCATCGAAAAAGAATCACGACGATTAATGGAGAATTTAGGCATTTCATCGGACATACTTGAGAAGTCTGTTATCAGCGGTCCACGAAGCGATATTATCGGAATTTATAGAATATTAGTACATCGTTTACAGAAAGAACAAACAATAACTAGTCTTACAGGTGAACCTGTTACAGTGGGTTCTTTACCCCGAAGTCTGTCGACTACATTGACGGAAGTTAAACCAAACAAGAAAAATAGTAACGGGAATAAAAGTAGTGAATCAAATGCCATTTCTTGTGCCATTCTCTGA
- the LOC129779410 gene encoding uncharacterized protein LOC129779410 isoform X1, protein MESDTPILAIGRPRTPVYQRYTTALQNDPRCSQEVALGRRIGLYRFCGDIGRGNFSRVKLAVHQLTKDKVAIKVVDTSRLDAKALRMLSREVTILESVFHPFILRLFEVIETLGKIHLISEWVPGGELYNRIAEVGPLEEPHSAFIFYQLLMAVKHLHNLGYVHRDIKAENVLLVSEDRIKLADFGFSTQLINGPWQHLDTFCGSPPYAAPELFSDDHYIGGPVDIWALGVLLYFMLHSKMPFKATTVPLLRAAVLKGEFEISSSVSLPCCRVIQRILVQTPSRRPTIEQLLKSQWFEYAQASKHIVNKLGHSRDNTHSEVPITRKTHFWLFSTRGQQRQHPSTQSSSCKNTDAANQYETTVPIMRTIKCSTKRAGSVLEESFLHPLEPGGVDLNHINQLDNNVSNNNTFNYNELSSAKGRKFSFSRAVKKRISPLEITMMHNSKPSNSETSTVDFRDRLVQLIDTEHGKHVMYPTTIQSVRMHPIEKESRRLMENLGISSDILEKSVISGPRSDIIGIYRILVHRLQKEQTITSLTGEPVTVGSLPRSLSTTLTEVKPNKKNSNGNKSSESNAISCAIL, encoded by the exons GTCGCTCTGGGACGTAGAATTGGATTGTATAGATTTTGTGGTGATATTGGTCGCGGAAATTTCTCACGTGTTAAACTAGCTGTTCACCAACTAACCAAAG ACAAAGTTGCTATTAAAGTAGTTGATACTAGTCGTCTAGATGCCAAAGCACTTCGAATGCTTTCCCGGGAGGTTACTATACTAGAATCTGTATTTCACCCATTCATTCTAAG atTGTTTGAAGTTATAGAAACCTTGGGTAAAATTCACCTTATAAGTGAATGGGTTCCGGGTGGCGAACTTTATAATAGAATTGCCGAAGTTGGTCCGCTGGAAGAGCCACATTCTGCgtttattttctatcaattgttgATGGCTGTGAAACatttg CACAATTTAGGATACGTTCATCGGGATATAAAGGCGGAGAATGTTTTGTTAGTAAGCGAGGATAGAATAAAATTGGCTGATTTTGGTTTTAGTACTCAGCTTATCAATGGACCTTGGCAACATTTAGATACCTTCTGTGGCTCTCCTCCTTATGCTGCCCCGGAATTATTCAGCGACGATCATTATATTGGCGGTCCA GTAGACATCTGGGCCTTGGGAGTATTACTGTATTTTATGCTGCATTCAAAAATGCCATTTAAAGCAACAACAGTTCCTTTATTGAGAGCAGCAGTATTGAAAGGCGAGTTTGAAATATCTTCCAGTGTTAGTTTACCATGCTGCAGAGTAATAC AACGCATACTTGTGCAGACACCTTCCCGCCGACCAACCATTGAACAACTACTGAAAAGTCAATGGTTCGAGTACGCACAAGCTTCGAAGCATATCGTTAATAAATTAGGTCATAGTCGGGATAATACTCATAGCGAAGTTCCTATAACACGTAAAACACATTTTTGGTTGTTTTCTACGAGAGGCCAACAACGACAACATCCTTCAACACAGTCTTCGAGCTGCAAAAATACAGATGCTGCCAATCAATATGAAACAACAGTACCTATAATGCGCACTATTAAATGTAGCACCAAACGCGCTGGTAGTGTTCTAGAAGAAAGCTTTTTACATCCATTGGAACCCGGAGGTGTCGACTTAAACCATATCAATCAGTTAGATAATAATGTGTCGAACAACAATACTTTTAACTACAACGAACTGTCATCAGCTAAAGGTCGCAAATTTTCTTTTAGTAGAGCAGTGAAAAAGCGTATAAGTCCTTTAGAAATCACAATGATGCACAACAGTAAACCAAGCAACTCAGAAACATCTACAGTTGATTTCAGAGATCGCCTTGTACAACTCATCGACACTGAACACGGGAAACATGTTATGTATCCTACTACAATACAATCTGTGAGAATGCATCCCATCGAAAAAGAATCACGACGATTAATGGAGAATTTAGGCATTTCATCGGACATACTTGAGAAGTCTGTTATCAGCGGTCCACGAAGCGATATTATCGGAATTTATAGAATATTAGTACATCGTTTACAGAAAGAACAAACAATAACTAGTCTTACAGGTGAACCTGTTACAGTGGGTTCTTTACCCCGAAGTCTGTCGACTACATTGACGGAAGTTAAACCAAACAAGAAAAATAGTAACGGGAATAAAAGTAGTGAATCAAATGCCATTTCTTGTGCCATTCTCTGA
- the LOC129779410 gene encoding serine/threonine-protein kinase SIK2 isoform X4 — protein MLSREVTILESVFHPFILRLFEVIETLGKIHLISEWVPGGELYNRIAEVGPLEEPHSAFIFYQLLMAVKHLHNLGYVHRDIKAENVLLVSEDRIKLADFGFSTQLINGPWQHLDTFCGSPPYAAPELFSDDHYIGGPVDIWALGVLLYFMLHSKMPFKATTVPLLRAAVLKGEFEISSSVSLPCCRVIQRILVQTPSRRPTIEQLLKSQWFEYAQASKHIVNKLGHSRDNTHSEVPITRKTHFWLFSTRGQQRQHPSTQSSSCKNTDAANQYETTVPIMRTIKCSTKRAGSVLEESFLHPLEPGGVDLNHINQLDNNVSNNNTFNYNELSSAKGRKFSFSRAVKKRISPLEITMMHNSKPSNSETSTVDFRDRLVQLIDTEHGKHVMYPTTIQSVRMHPIEKESRRLMENLGISSDILEKSVISGPRSDIIGIYRILVHRLQKEQTITSLTGEPVTVGSLPRSLSTTLTEVKPNKKNSNGNKSSESNAISCAIL, from the exons ATGCTTTCCCGGGAGGTTACTATACTAGAATCTGTATTTCACCCATTCATTCTAAG atTGTTTGAAGTTATAGAAACCTTGGGTAAAATTCACCTTATAAGTGAATGGGTTCCGGGTGGCGAACTTTATAATAGAATTGCCGAAGTTGGTCCGCTGGAAGAGCCACATTCTGCgtttattttctatcaattgttgATGGCTGTGAAACatttg CACAATTTAGGATACGTTCATCGGGATATAAAGGCGGAGAATGTTTTGTTAGTAAGCGAGGATAGAATAAAATTGGCTGATTTTGGTTTTAGTACTCAGCTTATCAATGGACCTTGGCAACATTTAGATACCTTCTGTGGCTCTCCTCCTTATGCTGCCCCGGAATTATTCAGCGACGATCATTATATTGGCGGTCCA GTAGACATCTGGGCCTTGGGAGTATTACTGTATTTTATGCTGCATTCAAAAATGCCATTTAAAGCAACAACAGTTCCTTTATTGAGAGCAGCAGTATTGAAAGGCGAGTTTGAAATATCTTCCAGTGTTAGTTTACCATGCTGCAGAGTAATAC AACGCATACTTGTGCAGACACCTTCCCGCCGACCAACCATTGAACAACTACTGAAAAGTCAATGGTTCGAGTACGCACAAGCTTCGAAGCATATCGTTAATAAATTAGGTCATAGTCGGGATAATACTCATAGCGAAGTTCCTATAACACGTAAAACACATTTTTGGTTGTTTTCTACGAGAGGCCAACAACGACAACATCCTTCAACACAGTCTTCGAGCTGCAAAAATACAGATGCTGCCAATCAATATGAAACAACAGTACCTATAATGCGCACTATTAAATGTAGCACCAAACGCGCTGGTAGTGTTCTAGAAGAAAGCTTTTTACATCCATTGGAACCCGGAGGTGTCGACTTAAACCATATCAATCAGTTAGATAATAATGTGTCGAACAACAATACTTTTAACTACAACGAACTGTCATCAGCTAAAGGTCGCAAATTTTCTTTTAGTAGAGCAGTGAAAAAGCGTATAAGTCCTTTAGAAATCACAATGATGCACAACAGTAAACCAAGCAACTCAGAAACATCTACAGTTGATTTCAGAGATCGCCTTGTACAACTCATCGACACTGAACACGGGAAACATGTTATGTATCCTACTACAATACAATCTGTGAGAATGCATCCCATCGAAAAAGAATCACGACGATTAATGGAGAATTTAGGCATTTCATCGGACATACTTGAGAAGTCTGTTATCAGCGGTCCACGAAGCGATATTATCGGAATTTATAGAATATTAGTACATCGTTTACAGAAAGAACAAACAATAACTAGTCTTACAGGTGAACCTGTTACAGTGGGTTCTTTACCCCGAAGTCTGTCGACTACATTGACGGAAGTTAAACCAAACAAGAAAAATAGTAACGGGAATAAAAGTAGTGAATCAAATGCCATTTCTTGTGCCATTCTCTGA